The Pyrus communis chromosome 2, drPyrComm1.1, whole genome shotgun sequence genome includes a window with the following:
- the LOC137725699 gene encoding glucose-1-phosphate adenylyltransferase large subunit 1-like isoform X2: MDSCCVALKPNTHLRNASGFCNGDPGFFGESVRGSFNHRLWASQLRTDKRKVKPGAVLAVLTSNDTEAVTLQMPMFRRRVDPKNVASIILGGGAGTQLFPLTKRSATPAVPVGGCYRLIDIPMSNCINSNINKIFVLTQFNSASLNRHIARTYFGNGINFGDRFVEVLAATQTQGEAGMNWFQGTADAVRQFTWVFEDAKNRDVENIVILSGDHLYRMDYMDFVQSHVDRNSDITISCAAVGGSRASDYGLVKIDSRGKVIQFAEKPRGADLKAMQADTTLLGLSPQDALKAPYVASMGVYVFKTEILLNLLRWRYPTSNDFGSEIIPAAVRERKVQAYMFRDYWEDIGTIKSFYDANLALTEEIPKFEFYDPKTPIFTSPRFLPPTKIDKCRIVDAIISHGCFLQECSVQHSIVGERSRLNYGVELKDAIMMGADNYQTESEIASLLADGEVPIGIGSNTKIRNCIIDKNAKIGKDVMIVNKDGVREADRPEDGFYIREGITIILEKATIEDGMII; this comes from the exons ATGGATTCTTGCTGTGTGGCTTTGAAACCCAATACCCATTTGAGAAACGCAAGTGGTTTCTGCAATGGTGATCCTGGGTTTTTTGGGGAGAGTGTCAGAGGGAGTTTTAATCACAGGCTTTGGGCCAGTCAGTTGAGAACTGACAAGAGGAAGGTGAAACCTGGAGCTGTTCTTGCTGTTCTTACATCGAATGACACCGAGGCTGTC ACTCTGCAAATGCCAATGTTTAGACGGAGAGTAGACCCGAAAAATGTAGCTTCAATTATATTAGGAGGCGGCGCAGGGACCCAGCTCTTTCCTCTTACCAAAAGATCAGCGACACCCGCG GTCCCAGTTGGAGGATGCTACCGGCTTATAGACATTCCAATGAGCAATTGTATCAACAGCAATATAAACAAGATATTTGTACTGACGCAGTTTAATTCTGCTTCTCTCAATCGTCACATTGCTCGCACCTATTTTGGAAATGGTATCAACTTTGGAGATAGATTTGTAGAG GTGCTTGCAGCCACTCAAACGCAGGGGGAAGCAGGAATGAATTGGTTCCAAGGAACGGCAGATGCTGTGAGGCAATTTACATGGGTATTTGAG GATGCCAAGAACAGGGATGTTGAGAATATAGTGATTTTGTCTGGCGATCATCTTTACCGAATGGATTATATGGACTTTGTGCAG AGTCACGTTGATAGAAATTCCGATATTACAATTTCTTGTGCAGCGGTGGGTGGCAG CCGCGCATCTGATTATGGGTTGGTGAAGATCGATAGCAGAGGTAAGGTAATCCAGTTTGCTGAAAAACCAAGGGGAGCTGATCTAAAAGCAATG CAAGCAGATACCACGCTTCTGGGATTGTCACCACAAGATGCATTGAAAGCCCCCTATGTTGCATCAATGGGAGTGTATGTATTTAAGACAGAAATTTTGCTAAATCTTCTGAGGTGGAGATATCCAACATCCAATGACTTTGGATCTGAAATCATTCCTGCAGCAGTGAGAGAGCGCAAGGTCCAG GCATATATGTTCAGAGACTACTGGGAGGACATTGGAACTATAAAGTCTTTCTATGATGCTAACTTGGCCCTCACTGAAGAG ATTCCGAAGTTTGAGTTTTATGACCCAAAGACACCAATCTTTACCTCTCCTCGATTCTTACCACCAACAAAGATTGACAAGTGCCGG ATTGTGGATGCAATAATCTCACATGGATGTTTCTTGCAAGAATGTAGTGTCCAACATTCAATTGTGGGTGAACGTTCACGATTGAATTATGGTGTCGAACTCAAG GATGCCATAATGATGGGTGCCGACAATTACCAAACAGAATCTGAAATCGCATCTCTGCTTGCAGACGGGGAGGTCCCAATTGGTATTGGAAGCAATACAAAGATTAG GAATTGTATAATCGATAAGAATGCAAAGATAGGGAAGGACGTTATGATCGTGAACAAAGAT GGGGTTCGAGAAGCTGACAGACCAGAAGACGGATTTTACATTCGCGAGGGGATCACAATTATTCTGGAGAAGGCAACAATAGAAGACGGCATGATTATATAA
- the LOC137725699 gene encoding glucose-1-phosphate adenylyltransferase large subunit 1-like isoform X1 has protein sequence MDSCCVALKPNTHLRNASGFCNGDPGFFGESVRGSFNHRLWASQLRTDKRKVKPGAVLAVLTSNDTEAVSQTLQMPMFRRRVDPKNVASIILGGGAGTQLFPLTKRSATPAVPVGGCYRLIDIPMSNCINSNINKIFVLTQFNSASLNRHIARTYFGNGINFGDRFVEVLAATQTQGEAGMNWFQGTADAVRQFTWVFEDAKNRDVENIVILSGDHLYRMDYMDFVQSHVDRNSDITISCAAVGGSRASDYGLVKIDSRGKVIQFAEKPRGADLKAMQADTTLLGLSPQDALKAPYVASMGVYVFKTEILLNLLRWRYPTSNDFGSEIIPAAVRERKVQAYMFRDYWEDIGTIKSFYDANLALTEEIPKFEFYDPKTPIFTSPRFLPPTKIDKCRIVDAIISHGCFLQECSVQHSIVGERSRLNYGVELKDAIMMGADNYQTESEIASLLADGEVPIGIGSNTKIRNCIIDKNAKIGKDVMIVNKDGVREADRPEDGFYIREGITIILEKATIEDGMII, from the exons ATGGATTCTTGCTGTGTGGCTTTGAAACCCAATACCCATTTGAGAAACGCAAGTGGTTTCTGCAATGGTGATCCTGGGTTTTTTGGGGAGAGTGTCAGAGGGAGTTTTAATCACAGGCTTTGGGCCAGTCAGTTGAGAACTGACAAGAGGAAGGTGAAACCTGGAGCTGTTCTTGCTGTTCTTACATCGAATGACACCGAGGCTGTC TCTCAGACTCTGCAAATGCCAATGTTTAGACGGAGAGTAGACCCGAAAAATGTAGCTTCAATTATATTAGGAGGCGGCGCAGGGACCCAGCTCTTTCCTCTTACCAAAAGATCAGCGACACCCGCG GTCCCAGTTGGAGGATGCTACCGGCTTATAGACATTCCAATGAGCAATTGTATCAACAGCAATATAAACAAGATATTTGTACTGACGCAGTTTAATTCTGCTTCTCTCAATCGTCACATTGCTCGCACCTATTTTGGAAATGGTATCAACTTTGGAGATAGATTTGTAGAG GTGCTTGCAGCCACTCAAACGCAGGGGGAAGCAGGAATGAATTGGTTCCAAGGAACGGCAGATGCTGTGAGGCAATTTACATGGGTATTTGAG GATGCCAAGAACAGGGATGTTGAGAATATAGTGATTTTGTCTGGCGATCATCTTTACCGAATGGATTATATGGACTTTGTGCAG AGTCACGTTGATAGAAATTCCGATATTACAATTTCTTGTGCAGCGGTGGGTGGCAG CCGCGCATCTGATTATGGGTTGGTGAAGATCGATAGCAGAGGTAAGGTAATCCAGTTTGCTGAAAAACCAAGGGGAGCTGATCTAAAAGCAATG CAAGCAGATACCACGCTTCTGGGATTGTCACCACAAGATGCATTGAAAGCCCCCTATGTTGCATCAATGGGAGTGTATGTATTTAAGACAGAAATTTTGCTAAATCTTCTGAGGTGGAGATATCCAACATCCAATGACTTTGGATCTGAAATCATTCCTGCAGCAGTGAGAGAGCGCAAGGTCCAG GCATATATGTTCAGAGACTACTGGGAGGACATTGGAACTATAAAGTCTTTCTATGATGCTAACTTGGCCCTCACTGAAGAG ATTCCGAAGTTTGAGTTTTATGACCCAAAGACACCAATCTTTACCTCTCCTCGATTCTTACCACCAACAAAGATTGACAAGTGCCGG ATTGTGGATGCAATAATCTCACATGGATGTTTCTTGCAAGAATGTAGTGTCCAACATTCAATTGTGGGTGAACGTTCACGATTGAATTATGGTGTCGAACTCAAG GATGCCATAATGATGGGTGCCGACAATTACCAAACAGAATCTGAAATCGCATCTCTGCTTGCAGACGGGGAGGTCCCAATTGGTATTGGAAGCAATACAAAGATTAG GAATTGTATAATCGATAAGAATGCAAAGATAGGGAAGGACGTTATGATCGTGAACAAAGAT GGGGTTCGAGAAGCTGACAGACCAGAAGACGGATTTTACATTCGCGAGGGGATCACAATTATTCTGGAGAAGGCAACAATAGAAGACGGCATGATTATATAA